In a single window of the Branchiostoma floridae strain S238N-H82 chromosome 2, Bfl_VNyyK, whole genome shotgun sequence genome:
- the LOC118410417 gene encoding ankyrin repeat and SOCS box protein 7-like yields MPKQKARHRQTAVRKRRLSPKENAARYTSIQEAIGLGDHRLVQDLLQDGVDPNYFLQSGFSLLHLAVAVNRERCVRMLLEHGAHPHVGDRNRGYTPLHIAATCGQIRIARLILGHENCYQIANATSDRGLTPLHVATATNKNSIQMITLLVEGGAEVNAATVNGDTPLSLVVRSEKRRVCAKQLLEKGADVDAQQGFPLCFAVLNNDNDLVRLLLVHGANVNFRGISHGHTPLHLSVVVDNLRATQLLYEFGAEPYCLNQSGKSALQLAELCSRVARDNHPCYTFLQERSRSPRTLQEICRLYIRRILGKWRLQHINDLPLTKVMIQFLNHE; encoded by the exons ATGCCTAAACAGAAGGCAAGACACAGACAGACGGCTGTCAGAAAGAGACGTTTGTCGCCAAAGGAAAATGCGGCGCGTTATACCTCCATCCAGGAGGCTATTGGCTTGGGTGATCACAG GCTTGTACAAGACTTGCTACAGGATGGAGTTGATCCAAACTACTTCCTGCAGAGTGGGTTTTCCTTGCTGCACCTGGCTGTGGCTGTGAACAGGGAGAGGTGTGTCAGGATGCTGCTGGAGCATGGAG CACATCCACATGTTGGGGACAGAAACCGTGGTTACACCCCACTGCACATTGCCGCGACCTGCGGACAGATTCGCATAGCGCGTCTCATCCTCGGCCATGAGAACTGTTACCAAATCGCCAATGCCACCAGCGACCGTGGACTTACCCCTCTGCACGTCGCAACTGCCACGAACAAAAATTCTATACAGATGATTACATTGCTGGTGGAAGGGGGTGCAGAAGTGAATGCTGCCACAGTTAATGGTGACACCCCCCTGTCCCTTGTGGTACGGTCTGAGAAGAGACGGGTCTGTGCAAAACAGCTCTTGGAGAAGGGTGCAGACGTTGATGCACAACAAGGCTTCCCTTTGTGCTTTGCTGTTTTGaacaatgacaatgaccttGTGAGACTTCTTCTGGTTCATGGTGCCAACGTGAACTTCAGAGGGATCAGCCACGGACACACACCGCTACACCTTTCAGTCGTGGTGGACAATCTCAGAGCAACGCAGCTGTTGTACGAGTTTGGGGCTGAGCCATATTGTTTGAACCAGAGTGGAAAGAGTGCGCTGCAGCTGGCTGAACTTTGTAGCAGGGTTGCCAGAGACAACCATCCATGCTACACGTTTCTTCAGGAGAGAAGTA GATCTCCACGGACTTTGCAGGAAATTTGCCGACTGTACATCAGGAGGATTCTTGGAAAGTGGAGACTCCAACACATCAACGACCTACCACTCACCAAAGTCATGATTCAGTTCCTTAACCACGAATAG
- the LOC118410418 gene encoding ankyrin repeat and SOCS box protein 7-like — MPKLRPRKSGKHATCSQDALKLQEAVRGGKLAPVKSLLQKGLSVNQRCVYGFSLLHGAVVNSQLRCVRLLLEHGACAYVKDYTGGYTPLHFAAKYVLTRIAQVILQYDDSERVVNARGRDGLTPLHIVAACGKEECALQFMRLLLESGAIIDPVTDFGFTPLLMAIKFRRYSCIKMLVEWGANVDLEMGLPIRYAVANNDHKLLRILLQNGAKCNYGGPKTGQTPLHLAAMQNNVVLATRLWEYGADCNAKNQSEETPLEVARSVADEDTQCVQFLRDVTYKARSLQDLCRLTVRSQVGHKRLHRLDELDITRVMLNYLKHKH; from the exons ATGCCTAAGCTGAGGCCGAGGAAGAGTGGCAAGCACGCCACATGTTCCCAAGATGCCCTGAAACTTCAGGAGGCCGTGCGTGGCGGGAAGCTTGCGCCGGTGAAGTCGTTGTTACAGAAGGGGCTGAGCGTGAACCAGCGCTGCGTGTACGGGTTCTCGCTCCTGCACGGAGCCGTGGTGAACAGCCAGCTCCGATGTGTCAGACTGCTGTTAGAACATGGCG CATGTGCCTATGTTAAGGACTACACTGGTGGTTACACGCCTCTGCACTTTGCAGCCAAGTATGTCCTGACTCGCATTGCTCAGGTCATCCTGCAGTATGACGATTCTGAACGTGTTGTTAACGCGAGGGGACGGgatggactgactcccctacATATCGTGGCCGCTTGTGGAAAAGAAGAGTGCGCCCTCCAGTTTATGCGCCTTCTGCTTGAGTCAGGAGCGATAATAGACCCTGTGACGGACTTTGGCTTCACCCCACTCCTCATGGCAATAAAGTTCAGGAGATATTCATGTATAAAGATGTTAGTTGAATGGGGTGCAAATGTGGACCTCGAGATGGGGCTGCCAATCAGATATGCAGTGGCGAACAATGACCACAAACTTTTGAGAATACTACTGCAGAATGGAGCCAAGTGTAACTACGGAGGCCCCAAAACGGGACAGACACCATTGCATTTGGCAGCTATGCAAAACAATGTAGTTTTAGCTACAAGACTCTGGGAGTACGGAGCAGACTGTAATGCCAAGAACCAGAGCGAGGAAACTCCCCTGGAGGTGGCCAGGAGTGTGGCTGATGAGGATACACAGTGTGTGCAGTTTCTAAgagatgttacat ATAAAGCCCGGAGTCTGCAGGACCTGTGCAGACTGACCGTGAGGTCACAGGTCGGACACAAACGGCTGCACAGACTGGACGAGCTGGACATCACCAGGGTCATGTTGAACTATCTCAAACACAAACACTGA
- the LOC118410419 gene encoding ankyrin repeat and SOCS box protein 7-like, whose translation MPRARRTSRVRRRRRQLSEADLRLRMAVANGDISELRAWTSDGDVNELDSSGWSLLHLAASRGRERCVRVLLEHGALAAVQDSIGGFTSLHYAAMHGRTRIARLILDCQHSDAVINACSNDGWTPMHVAAHYGRDDFIRVLVDYRAKVDALSDKGTTPLQLALIRNRFSCVNLLLDAGADINIQSGFPLRYSVIKGYLPLGRTLLQRGAEPNLGRPEDGETPLHLAALKNDLNFARLLYEFGGNMYKRNYDGQTPIATAKMVEDRSRPLLDFLQEASRSCRSLQNLCRLTIRRAIGHTRLDKIHQLPLSTVMVDFLRHKFED comes from the exons ATGCCTCGGGCCAGACGGACGTCCCGAGTGCGCAGGAGAAGGCGGCAACTGTCGGAGGCCGACTTGAGACTACGAATGGCTGTGGCGAATGGCGACATCAGTGAACTACGTGCCTGGACGTCTGACGGAGACGTGAACGAGTTGGACTCCAGTGGGTGGTCCCTCCTTCATCTGGCGGCGTCtagagggagggagagatgTGTCAGGGTTCTCCTGGAACATGGAG CGTTGGCAGCTGTACAGGATTCCATTGGTGGCTTCACTTCCCTGCACTATGCAGCCATGCATGGGAGAACTCGCATTGCCAGACTGATTCTTGACTGCCAGCATTCCGACGCGGTGATCAACGCCTGCAGCAACGACGGCTGGACCCCCATGCACGTGGCCGCTCATTATGGTCGGGATGACTTCATCCGCGTGCTGGTGGACTACAGGGCTAAAGTGGACGCTCTAAGTGACAAAGGAACCACGCCGCTTCAGTTGGCCTTGATCAGAAATAGATTCTCTTGCGTCAATCTCTTACTTGATGCAGGAGCAGACATCAACATCCAATCAGGTTTCCCTCTTAGATACTCTGTAATTAAAGGTTACCTCCCATTGGGCAGGACACTCCTCCAGAGGGGGGCCGAACCCAACCTAGGACGGCCGGAGGATGGGGAGACGCCCCTACATCTAGCAGCTCTGAAAAATGACTTGAATTTTGCAAGGCTGCTGTATGAATTTGGAGGGAACATGTATAAGAGGAACTATGATGGACAGACACCCATAGCTACAGCAAAAATGGTAGAGGACAGGAGCAGGCCGTTGTTAGATTTTCTTCAAGAGGCATCAA GGAGCTGCAGAAGTCTACAGAACCTCTGCCGTCTGACGATTCGAAGAGCCATAGGTCACACACGCCTGGATAAAATCCACCAACTGCCGCTGTCCACGGTCATGGTCGACTTTCTCAGGCACAAGTTTGAAGACTGA